From the genome of Triticum aestivum cultivar Chinese Spring chromosome 3B, IWGSC CS RefSeq v2.1, whole genome shotgun sequence, one region includes:
- the LOC123065172 gene encoding uncharacterized protein isoform X1 — protein MQLKLYMFFQAGDKIGILIKEHNACVMANVGEFRQATQTAMFSFLDILVECLADRCACCSLAGRASCLLKCTFDRGSSTGRNTLPRKRVYAKTNGASSSRPPQRNEASGGQASMDIDEDADLSHKDIPDSFNRLAHTVDKTVAHVLRLYMDIDKSCEDFVGFAQCTDLPMNMKNNVSGDLATRLWSPLSITERCINMLSQIIEFWISKSPSNMLARHWVIHKTPRYISIGGNSIKTELLGCKTLSHESCAVLARRFAQIERAFANSKGEVISCQFMEPDFATLVMSNIDPRYVKSIRIELTEEKEIEKCRMFSFPSITDDGWCVYQLDMLRKRMIVLDPRAGPFGYTTDMVKFHEFVSNKILACFFLCVKHFFRSWPCTDAGWSRSLPIVMSDKFPSKDHGICALFMATNHDGDSLAQPTTKDNINCFRRNITYELMRIPGNESQIPAEALQSIRSSLNMP, from the exons ATGCAACTCAAACTATATATGTTTTTTCAGGCAGGCGACAAAATCGGCATTTtaatcaaagaacacaatgcatgCGTGATGGCAAATGTAGGCGAGTTCCGTCAAGCAACTCAGACGGCGATGTTTAGTTTTCTTGACATACTTGTGGAATGTCTCGCAGACAGGTGTGCATGCTGTAGCCTTGCTGGGCGTGCATCTTGTCTTCTCAAATGCACTTTTGATCGAG GGAGCTCTACCGGTCGAAACACATTACCACGTAAGAGGGTTTATGCAAAAACAAATGGTGCTTCCAGTAGCAGGCCACCTCAAAGGAACGAGGCATCAG GTGGTCAAGCCAGCATGGACATCGACGAAGATGCTGATCTAAGTCATAAAGACATTCCCGATAGTTTTAACCGGCTGGCACATACAGTGGACAAAACTGTTGCACATGTACTAAGGCTTTACATGGACATTGACAAATCCTGCGAAGATTTTGTTGGTTTCGCCCAATGCACTGACCTTCCTATGAACATGAAGAACAATGTGTCTGGAGATTTGGCAACTAGACTATGGTCGCCATTGTCAATCACAGAGCGTTGCATTAACATGCTATCACAAATCATTGAGTTTTGGATATCGAAGTCGCCCTCCAACATGCTCGCCAG ACATTGGGTTATTCATAAGACCCCACGGTATATCTCTATCGGTGGTAACTCCATCAAAACAGAGTTGCTTGGTTGTAAAACATTGAGCCACGAGAGTTGTGCTGTGCTTGCTCGTCGTTTTGCCCAGATTGAACGTGCATTTGCGAATTCCAAGGGTGAGGTCATTTCGTGCCAGTTCATGGAGCCAGATTTTGCA ACACTAGTTATGAGCAACATCGATCCTAGGTATGTCAAGTCAATCCGAATAGAACTTACAGAGGAGAAAGAAATTGAGAAGTGCAGAATG TTTTCTTTTCCCAGCATCACCGATGATGGATGGTGCGTTTACCAGCTGGACATGCTTCGCAAAAGGATGATAGTGCTCGATCCTCGTGCAGGACCTTTTGGATACACTACTGACATGGTTAAGTTCCACGAATTCGTCAGCAACAAAATTCTTGCATGCTTCTTCCTTTGTGTCAAGCATTTCTTCCGGAGTTGGCCTTGCACTGATGCTGGATGGTCACGGTCATTACCGATTGTAATGTCCGACAAGTTCCCTAG CAAAGACCATGGCATATGTGCTTTATTCATGGCTACCAATCACGACGGTGATAGCCTCGCACAACCCACTACAAAG GATAATATCAATTGTTTCCGCCGCAACATTACCTATGAATTAATGCGCATCCCGGGCAATGAGTCACAAATACCAGCTGAAGCACTTCAATCTATCAGATCATCCCTCAATATGCCTTAG
- the LOC123065172 gene encoding uncharacterized protein isoform X2, with protein sequence MDIDEDADLSHKDIPDSFNRLAHTVDKTVAHVLRLYMDIDKSCEDFVGFAQCTDLPMNMKNNVSGDLATRLWSPLSITERCINMLSQIIEFWISKSPSNMLARHWVIHKTPRYISIGGNSIKTELLGCKTLSHESCAVLARRFAQIERAFANSKGEVISCQFMEPDFATLVMSNIDPRYVKSIRIELTEEKEIEKCRMFSFPSITDDGWCVYQLDMLRKRMIVLDPRAGPFGYTTDMVKFHEFVSNKILACFFLCVKHFFRSWPCTDAGWSRSLPIVMSDKFPSKDHGICALFMATNHDGDSLAQPTTKDNINCFRRNITYELMRIPGNESQIPAEALQSIRSSLNMP encoded by the exons ATGGACATCGACGAAGATGCTGATCTAAGTCATAAAGACATTCCCGATAGTTTTAACCGGCTGGCACATACAGTGGACAAAACTGTTGCACATGTACTAAGGCTTTACATGGACATTGACAAATCCTGCGAAGATTTTGTTGGTTTCGCCCAATGCACTGACCTTCCTATGAACATGAAGAACAATGTGTCTGGAGATTTGGCAACTAGACTATGGTCGCCATTGTCAATCACAGAGCGTTGCATTAACATGCTATCACAAATCATTGAGTTTTGGATATCGAAGTCGCCCTCCAACATGCTCGCCAG ACATTGGGTTATTCATAAGACCCCACGGTATATCTCTATCGGTGGTAACTCCATCAAAACAGAGTTGCTTGGTTGTAAAACATTGAGCCACGAGAGTTGTGCTGTGCTTGCTCGTCGTTTTGCCCAGATTGAACGTGCATTTGCGAATTCCAAGGGTGAGGTCATTTCGTGCCAGTTCATGGAGCCAGATTTTGCA ACACTAGTTATGAGCAACATCGATCCTAGGTATGTCAAGTCAATCCGAATAGAACTTACAGAGGAGAAAGAAATTGAGAAGTGCAGAATG TTTTCTTTTCCCAGCATCACCGATGATGGATGGTGCGTTTACCAGCTGGACATGCTTCGCAAAAGGATGATAGTGCTCGATCCTCGTGCAGGACCTTTTGGATACACTACTGACATGGTTAAGTTCCACGAATTCGTCAGCAACAAAATTCTTGCATGCTTCTTCCTTTGTGTCAAGCATTTCTTCCGGAGTTGGCCTTGCACTGATGCTGGATGGTCACGGTCATTACCGATTGTAATGTCCGACAAGTTCCCTAG CAAAGACCATGGCATATGTGCTTTATTCATGGCTACCAATCACGACGGTGATAGCCTCGCACAACCCACTACAAAG GATAATATCAATTGTTTCCGCCGCAACATTACCTATGAATTAATGCGCATCCCGGGCAATGAGTCACAAATACCAGCTGAAGCACTTCAATCTATCAGATCATCCCTCAATATGCCTTAG